One genomic region from Caldibacillus debilis DSM 16016 encodes:
- a CDS encoding RNA polymerase sigma factor, giving the protein MKDSREDVRLLQEIAEGSRSSFDRFYEKYGPFIYHIALRIVGDEAEAEDISQDVFLEILQKPKQFNPKRGSIEAFLAVKTKSRALDRLRKKRALLISRLEEAALKEDKGAEFHFLHQLEKNILLDALNHIPAQQREAIIRFYFQGEAQREIADRMQKPLGSIKSLIRYGLNNLRKQKEILNWIEPGGGGNKHEI; this is encoded by the coding sequence ATGAAAGACAGCCGGGAAGACGTCCGGTTACTGCAGGAGATCGCCGAAGGCTCCCGAAGTTCCTTTGACCGTTTTTATGAAAAATACGGTCCTTTCATTTATCACATCGCCCTCCGGATCGTGGGAGACGAAGCGGAAGCCGAAGACATCAGCCAGGATGTGTTCCTGGAAATCCTGCAAAAACCGAAACAATTTAATCCGAAAAGGGGAAGCATCGAAGCCTTCCTTGCCGTAAAAACAAAAAGCAGGGCCTTGGACCGGCTGCGGAAGAAACGGGCGCTTCTGATCAGCCGGTTGGAAGAAGCGGCGTTGAAGGAAGACAAGGGGGCGGAATTCCATTTCCTGCACCAGTTGGAAAAAAACATTCTCCTCGATGCCTTAAATCATATCCCCGCCCAGCAGCGGGAAGCAATCATCCGTTTCTATTTCCAGGGGGAGGCCCAAAGGGAAATCGCCGACAGGATGCAAAAGCCTCTCGGTTCGATCAAATCCCTGATCCGTTACGGATTAAACAATTTGCGGAAGCAGAAGGAAATCTTGAATTGGATCGAGCCCGGCGGGGGTGGGAATAAGCATGAAATCTAA
- a CDS encoding COG1470 family protein, giving the protein MYRKLVAGFIAIVLLLFPFFTLPASAASNVVLFTPYTGLSVTPGETIDYTVNVINNGSAIQNLTFSFENLPKGWRTSIVAGGRDIRQLSVRGGKEEEINVEVTVPLEVDKGDYRFRLVARGEGGTSELPLLVTVTEQGSFKTELTSEQANLEGHADSSFTYDVTLKNRTAKAQNYALSSSAGKGWQVTFKSGSDTITSVKLEPNESKDITVDVKPPEDVEAGTYKIPIKAQTSDTSAELNLEAVITGTYKMELTTPTGNLSTDITAGREKVVDLVIKNTGSAPLTDISITAEAPPNWETEFDQSTIAQLNPGDSKTIKARIKASDEAIAGDYVVNFTAKTPETSSEAVFRVSVKTSTLWGIVAVLIILGVAGGLYYLVKKYGRR; this is encoded by the coding sequence ATGTATCGGAAACTCGTCGCAGGATTCATCGCGATCGTCCTTCTTCTATTTCCCTTCTTCACCTTGCCTGCGTCTGCCGCAAGCAATGTCGTTCTCTTTACTCCCTATACCGGCCTTTCGGTCACGCCGGGCGAGACGATTGACTATACCGTCAATGTCATCAACAACGGCTCGGCGATTCAAAACTTGACCTTCTCCTTTGAAAACTTGCCGAAGGGCTGGCGCACGTCCATCGTAGCCGGCGGCAGGGACATCAGGCAGCTGTCCGTCCGGGGCGGAAAGGAAGAAGAAATCAATGTGGAAGTGACCGTCCCCTTGGAAGTGGACAAGGGGGATTACCGTTTCCGGCTGGTGGCGAGAGGAGAAGGGGGGACTTCGGAACTCCCTTTGCTGGTGACGGTAACGGAACAGGGATCTTTTAAAACGGAGCTGACGTCGGAACAGGCCAACCTGGAAGGGCATGCCGATTCCAGCTTTACGTATGATGTCACCTTGAAGAACCGCACCGCCAAAGCGCAGAACTATGCCTTAAGTTCATCGGCGGGAAAGGGCTGGCAAGTCACCTTCAAATCCGGCAGCGACACGATCACCTCGGTCAAATTGGAACCGAATGAATCCAAGGACATTACCGTCGACGTAAAACCGCCGGAAGACGTGGAAGCCGGGACGTACAAAATCCCGATCAAAGCCCAAACGAGCGACACTTCCGCCGAATTGAACCTGGAGGCGGTCATCACCGGGACGTATAAGATGGAATTGACGACGCCTACCGGAAACTTAAGCACGGATATTACCGCGGGCCGTGAAAAAGTGGTGGATCTTGTCATCAAAAACACGGGAAGCGCGCCGCTGACGGATATCAGCATCACCGCAGAGGCCCCGCCCAATTGGGAAACGGAATTCGACCAAAGCACGATCGCCCAATTGAATCCGGGGGATTCAAAGACGATCAAGGCAAGAATTAAAGCATCGGACGAGGCGATTGCCGGTGACTACGTCGTAAACTTTACGGCAAAAACGCCGGAAACCTCATCGGAAGCCGTTTTCCGGGTCTCGGTAAAGACTTCGACCCTTTGGGGAATCGTGGCCGTCCTGATCATTCTCGGTGTGGCGGGAGGTCTATATTATCTGGTCAAAAAATACGGGAGGAGATAA
- a CDS encoding ABC transporter ATP-binding protein: MAAPAVIELKQICKKYEDQYAVDHLSLSIKKGEIFGLLGPNGAGKTTTILMMLGLSEPTSGSVRVCGIDPVRHPIEVKRKVGYLPDDVGFYHQMTGLENLLYTAALNGIPREVAEKRAADLLEKVNLTDAANKKTGKYSRGMRQRLGLADVLMKNPEVIILDEPTLGIDPEGVREFLQLIRDLSRKEGITVLLSSHQLHQVQQICDRVGIFVKGKLLAEGNTESLAQKLFLQDAFVIHVIASPLDEALVKKIEGIPDVNKVERTDNRLEVYCKTDVSAEISRTVVESGASLAHISRRDFGLDEIYHRYFEGRDPHETR; the protein is encoded by the coding sequence ATGGCCGCGCCTGCCGTCATCGAGCTGAAACAGATCTGCAAAAAATATGAGGATCAATATGCCGTCGACCATTTGTCTCTTTCCATCAAAAAAGGAGAAATCTTCGGCCTCCTCGGTCCCAACGGCGCCGGGAAAACGACCACGATTTTGATGATGCTCGGGCTCAGCGAGCCGACTTCCGGCTCCGTCCGGGTCTGCGGCATCGATCCGGTGCGGCATCCGATCGAAGTGAAAAGGAAAGTGGGGTATTTGCCCGATGATGTCGGGTTTTACCACCAGATGACCGGCCTGGAAAATTTGCTGTACACCGCCGCTTTGAACGGCATTCCGAGGGAAGTGGCCGAAAAGCGGGCCGCCGATTTGCTTGAAAAGGTGAATCTGACCGATGCGGCGAACAAAAAAACGGGCAAGTATTCCCGGGGAATGAGGCAGCGGCTCGGTCTGGCCGACGTTTTAATGAAAAATCCGGAAGTGATCATCCTCGATGAACCGACGTTGGGCATCGACCCGGAAGGGGTGCGGGAATTTTTGCAGCTGATCCGGGATTTGAGCCGGAAGGAGGGGATCACCGTCCTCTTGTCTTCCCATCAATTGCATCAGGTGCAGCAGATCTGCGACCGGGTCGGCATCTTCGTGAAAGGGAAGCTGCTGGCGGAAGGGAACACGGAAAGCTTGGCCCAAAAACTGTTTCTGCAGGATGCCTTCGTTATCCACGTGATCGCTTCGCCGCTGGATGAAGCCCTCGTGAAAAAAATTGAGGGCATCCCGGACGTCAACAAGGTGGAACGGACGGATAACCGTTTGGAGGTTTACTGCAAGACCGATGTGAGCGCGGAAATCAGCAGGACGGTTGTCGAATCCGGGGCATCCCTTGCCCATATCAGCAGGCGGGATTTCGGCCTCGACGAAATTTACCACCGTTATTTTGAAGGGCGTGATCCGCATGAGACTCGATAA
- a CDS encoding ABC transporter permease, with translation MRLDNWVNRAKAFFPETGRWAERLKEILPAKKGAGGTNSIFFAVVRKEFTDYLTSWRIIILMGIILLTCFGSLYTAVTTIQDALDSSKDAEEIARSSYLFLKLFTVSDGTLPSFITFVGFLGPLLGIALGFDAINSERNRGTLSRLMAQPIPRDYVINGKFTAALLLNIVLFLSLGLLVTAFGILILGIPPTFEEFARILCFLVLCIVYIAFWLNLGILFSVTFRQAATSALSAIAVWLFFNVFYSMIIEVFAKSFLASESITSLQQAIGRQEFVLNLMRLSPSYLFNESTTTLLSPNIRSLSVLTVEQTAGAVASPLPFSQSLLLIWPQVTGLIAATLICFAIAYVLFMRQEIRAHG, from the coding sequence ATGAGACTCGATAATTGGGTAAACCGTGCGAAGGCTTTCTTCCCGGAGACGGGGAGATGGGCGGAACGGTTGAAGGAGATCCTCCCCGCCAAAAAAGGAGCGGGAGGGACAAACAGCATCTTCTTTGCCGTGGTCAGGAAGGAATTTACCGATTACCTGACCAGCTGGCGCATCATCATCCTGATGGGGATCATCCTGCTCACCTGTTTCGGTTCCCTCTACACGGCGGTGACGACGATTCAGGATGCCTTGGATTCTTCCAAAGACGCCGAGGAGATCGCGAGAAGTTCCTATCTGTTTTTAAAATTGTTCACCGTCTCGGACGGGACATTGCCCTCTTTCATCACCTTCGTCGGTTTTTTGGGGCCGCTCTTGGGCATCGCCCTCGGGTTTGACGCCATCAACTCGGAACGGAACCGGGGGACGCTGAGCCGGCTGATGGCCCAGCCGATCCCGCGGGATTATGTCATCAACGGCAAGTTTACCGCGGCGCTATTGTTGAATATCGTGCTGTTTCTCTCCCTCGGCCTGTTGGTGACCGCTTTCGGCATCCTGATTTTGGGCATTCCGCCCACCTTCGAAGAGTTCGCCCGTATCCTTTGTTTCCTGGTGTTATGCATCGTTTACATCGCCTTCTGGCTGAATCTGGGCATCCTGTTTTCCGTGACTTTCCGGCAGGCGGCGACTTCGGCTTTGTCGGCGATCGCCGTGTGGCTCTTCTTCAACGTGTTTTATTCGATGATCATCGAGGTGTTCGCCAAATCCTTTTTAGCCTCGGAATCGATCACTTCACTGCAGCAGGCGATCGGCAGGCAGGAATTCGTCTTGAATTTGATGCGGCTTTCCCCCAGCTATTTGTTCAACGAATCGACGACGACCCTGCTTTCGCCGAACATCCGGAGCCTGAGCGTATTAACGGTGGAGCAGACGGCCGGGGCGGTTGCCAGCCCCCTTCCCTTCTCCCAAAGCCTGCTGCTCATTTGGCCTCAGGTGACCGGGCTCATCGCCGCCACTTTGATCTGCTTTGCCATCGCCTACGTATTGTTCATGAGACAGGAAATCCGGGCCCACGGATGA
- a CDS encoding manganese catalase family protein produces MFKRVNRLPIELPKPEHADPNAASAVQELLGGRFGEMSTLNNYMFQSFAFRNKEKLKPYYHLVASITAEEVGHVELVANTINLLLTGSTKPGDPDEAPLKAGKDARNTYHFIDTAQTAKPWDSMGKAWTGDYVFNSGNLLLDLLHNFFLEIGARTHKMRVYEMTDNPVAREMIGYLLVRGGVHTLAYAKAIETITGIDLTKMLPVPSLDNSKFDVARKYEEQGMHRRLYTFSDKDYEQIALIWKGNHPQDGKPLEAIQGMPEGHPVPDLPAVDEEFAPGISAEDFNEIFKRLKDAANIK; encoded by the coding sequence ATGTTTAAACGTGTCAACCGTTTGCCCATTGAACTTCCCAAGCCGGAACATGCCGATCCGAACGCGGCCAGCGCCGTGCAAGAGCTCCTCGGCGGACGCTTCGGGGAAATGTCCACCTTGAATAACTACATGTTCCAATCCTTCGCTTTCCGCAACAAGGAAAAACTGAAACCCTACTATCATTTGGTGGCCAGCATTACCGCGGAAGAAGTGGGCCATGTGGAATTGGTTGCCAACACGATCAATCTTCTTTTGACCGGCTCGACCAAGCCCGGGGATCCGGATGAAGCTCCTTTGAAAGCCGGGAAAGATGCCCGCAATACTTACCATTTCATCGATACCGCCCAGACGGCGAAACCTTGGGATTCGATGGGGAAGGCATGGACGGGGGATTATGTGTTCAACAGCGGGAATTTGCTTCTTGACCTGCTTCATAACTTTTTCCTCGAAATCGGCGCCCGCACCCACAAAATGCGGGTGTACGAAATGACGGACAACCCGGTCGCCCGCGAAATGATCGGTTACCTGTTGGTTCGCGGCGGCGTGCACACCCTCGCCTATGCGAAAGCGATCGAAACGATTACGGGCATTGATCTGACCAAGATGCTTCCCGTTCCCAGCCTGGATAATTCCAAATTCGATGTTGCCCGCAAATACGAAGAACAAGGCATGCACCGCAGATTATATACATTCAGCGATAAGGATTATGAACAAATTGCCCTGATCTGGAAAGGAAACCATCCGCAGGACGGAAAACCGCTGGAAGCCATCCAAGGCATGCCGGAAGGCCATCCCGTGCCGGATCTGCCTGCGGTGGACGAAGAGTTCGCGCCGGGAATTTCGGCGGAAGATTTCAATGAAATCTTCAAACGCTTGAAGGATGCCGCCAACATCAAATAA
- a CDS encoding acyl-CoA thioesterase, translating into MYVATAEVQVTYADTDMMGVIYHGNYVKWLEIGRTKLIEDVGFNYLDLEKAGYYAPVYNLNITYKKAIKYGDRVFVKTWVEENLRTRTTYGFQIVNGDGEVCAEGTTTHIVVRKTDFRPVAFGKIFPEWFQKYEEIKRKK; encoded by the coding sequence ATGTACGTGGCGACAGCGGAGGTTCAAGTCACTTATGCGGATACGGATATGATGGGGGTGATCTATCACGGAAATTATGTGAAATGGCTCGAGATCGGCCGGACGAAGTTGATCGAAGACGTCGGCTTCAATTATTTGGATCTGGAAAAGGCCGGTTATTACGCACCGGTTTACAACTTGAACATTACATATAAAAAAGCGATTAAATACGGGGACCGGGTTTTCGTCAAAACCTGGGTGGAAGAAAATCTGCGGACGAGGACGACTTACGGTTTCCAAATCGTCAACGGCGACGGGGAAGTTTGCGCGGAAGGCACGACGACCCATATCGTGGTGAGAAAAACCGATTTCCGGCCGGTCGCATTCGGGAAGATTTTCCCGGAATGGTTCCAAAAATATGAAGAGATTAAGCGGAAAAAATAG
- a CDS encoding DUF7916 family protein, whose protein sequence is MKRILDCTASDFQKMGGKELRQAIAAAEGRTVLAEVVCTVPPIYPSVTNAELAAAFGADLILLNVFDVDHPEVFGLETKGEETVRQLKKLVGRPVGINLEPVDPNAERLEALYELPQGRRAVEASLVKAKQLGVDFVCLTGNPKTGVTNRAIVESVKTAKKIFGEEGLVIAGKMHGAGVKGESGGSIVDEETVASFVDAGADVVLIPGVGTVPGTTLEKQEKLIQTIHEKGALALTAIGTSQEGAGKETVSQMALYNKMAGADIHHIGDAGIFGIADPENIMAYSIAIRGRRHTYVRMAASVLR, encoded by the coding sequence ATGAAACGAATACTGGATTGTACCGCATCCGATTTTCAAAAAATGGGCGGGAAGGAATTGCGGCAGGCCATCGCCGCGGCGGAAGGGCGGACCGTCCTCGCCGAAGTGGTCTGTACCGTTCCCCCGATCTATCCGAGTGTGACCAACGCGGAATTGGCGGCTGCCTTCGGAGCGGATCTCATTTTATTGAATGTGTTCGACGTGGATCATCCGGAGGTCTTCGGCTTGGAAACGAAAGGGGAGGAAACGGTCCGCCAATTGAAAAAATTGGTGGGGCGTCCCGTCGGAATCAATCTTGAACCGGTGGATCCGAATGCCGAACGCCTGGAAGCGCTTTACGAACTGCCCCAGGGAAGGAGGGCGGTGGAGGCGTCGCTCGTGAAAGCGAAACAATTGGGGGTTGACTTCGTTTGCCTCACCGGGAATCCGAAAACGGGGGTGACGAACCGGGCGATCGTCGAGTCGGTGAAGACGGCCAAGAAGATTTTCGGCGAGGAAGGATTGGTCATCGCCGGAAAGATGCACGGGGCCGGAGTAAAAGGGGAAAGCGGCGGCTCCATCGTCGATGAAGAAACGGTCGCCTCCTTTGTGGACGCGGGCGCGGATGTCGTCCTCATTCCCGGCGTCGGAACCGTTCCCGGAACCACGCTGGAAAAACAGGAGAAATTGATTCAAACCATTCATGAAAAGGGTGCGCTGGCCCTGACCGCCATCGGCACGAGCCAGGAAGGGGCGGGAAAGGAGACGGTCTCGCAAATGGCCCTCTATAACAAAATGGCCGGCGCGGATATTCATCATATCGGGGATGCGGGGATCTTCGGCATCGCCGATCCGGAAAATATCATGGCCTATTCCATCGCCATCAGGGGCAGAAGGCATACCTATGTCCGCATGGCGGCATCCGTGTTGAGATAA
- a CDS encoding ketopantoate reductase family protein translates to MKIVIFGAGALGAYYGGRLLESGRDAVFFVREKRAEKLKRFGLAIHSPNGDAAFTEVPFATRTEEIGKADLVLLAVKGYHLRDALPALKELVKKGGKVLPILNGVEHYEVLQKELGKENVLGGLSYIMASLDEHGHVIHANPQDALLFGPLAPSQEDFCAQVEDLFRPASFTAIKTDAIETAIWEKYMFITAFSGVTSAADLPIGIIRSHPETLEIARQIVKEMKRLANLYQVPLTEEQVEKTEQIFQALPEEGTSSMHRDKKKGLPLELDHLHGAALRMAERKKAKLPYIQFVYQLLKPYEKGLKPSETAAP, encoded by the coding sequence TTGAAAATCGTCATTTTCGGAGCGGGCGCCCTCGGCGCCTATTACGGGGGCAGGCTTTTGGAAAGCGGCCGGGATGCCGTCTTCTTCGTCCGGGAAAAACGGGCGGAAAAACTGAAAAGATTCGGATTGGCCATCCATTCGCCGAACGGGGATGCCGCTTTCACCGAAGTCCCCTTTGCCACCCGAACCGAAGAGATCGGAAAAGCGGACCTCGTTTTGCTGGCCGTCAAAGGCTATCATCTGCGGGATGCCTTGCCCGCATTGAAGGAACTGGTGAAAAAGGGCGGAAAGGTTTTACCGATTTTAAACGGCGTCGAACATTATGAAGTGTTGCAAAAAGAGTTGGGAAAGGAAAACGTGTTGGGGGGCCTGTCCTATATCATGGCATCCTTGGATGAGCACGGACACGTCATTCACGCCAACCCCCAAGATGCGCTCCTATTCGGTCCGCTGGCTCCATCCCAAGAAGATTTTTGCGCGCAAGTGGAGGACCTTTTCCGGCCGGCGTCCTTCACCGCCATAAAAACCGATGCGATTGAAACGGCCATATGGGAAAAGTACATGTTTATCACGGCCTTCTCGGGGGTGACGTCCGCCGCCGATTTGCCCATCGGCATCATCCGCTCCCATCCGGAAACGCTGGAGATCGCCCGCCAAATCGTCAAGGAAATGAAACGATTGGCCAATTTGTACCAAGTTCCCCTCACCGAGGAACAGGTGGAAAAAACGGAGCAAATATTCCAAGCGCTGCCGGAGGAAGGGACTTCTTCCATGCACCGGGACAAGAAAAAAGGGCTGCCCTTGGAACTGGATCACCTCCACGGCGCCGCTTTGCGGATGGCGGAAAGGAAGAAGGCAAAACTGCCTTATATTCAATTTGTCTATCAATTGCTGAAGCCTTACGAAAAAGGCTTGAAGCCTTCCGAAACCGCCGCTCCCTGA
- a CDS encoding C39 family peptidase: MKKRYFLIPFSILSIFLYCNLSAGAEGLPAEGENVFIDGDVHYYMDDEGRILFAKVYEDGQLKFIQEYYADATIENARNRIKEIFELDGNEWIIRSSELDGKTQKVIRYYEFYPSARYGEQDGKVKYRFDLDASGYVSRAAKMEEGTGRVISRYEYYPKAEYGKHGKKIKYRFDLNGSGYVDKAVKMEEGTGRITSRYEYYPKAEYGKHGKKIKYRFDLNGSGYVNKAVKMEEGTGRVVSRYEYYPNAEYGKHGKRIKYRFDLDASGYVNKAVKMEEGTGRITSRYEYYPKAAYGKHGKKIKYRFDLDASGYVNKAVKMEEGTGRITNRYEYYPKTVYGNHGKNIRYTFAISSGYVQSAAKFEQGTGRVLAWYSYLPNTVYGKHGTRISKRVMNVPAINQLPELPTGCEITAVAMMLQYKGVPVDKIKLAKEMPRHSWNPNLGYVGDPFTKRGWTVYPPALMNLVKKYAQSAKNLTGAADGTVEKQLASLRPVVVWVSPMHGFNVHALVLTGYDAKYFYFNDPWTGKKNQKISKAEFYKIWKNQKRRALSY; this comes from the coding sequence GTGAAAAAGAGATATTTCCTGATCCCCTTTTCTATCCTATCGATCTTTCTTTATTGCAATCTTTCGGCGGGAGCGGAAGGGTTGCCCGCGGAAGGGGAAAATGTTTTCATAGATGGGGACGTCCATTATTACATGGACGATGAAGGGAGAATCCTCTTCGCCAAAGTGTATGAAGACGGACAATTAAAATTTATTCAGGAATATTACGCGGATGCCACGATTGAAAACGCGAGAAATAGAATCAAGGAAATTTTTGAGTTGGACGGGAACGAATGGATTATCCGGTCTTCAGAACTGGATGGGAAAACGCAAAAAGTCATTCGCTATTACGAGTTCTACCCGTCGGCGAGATACGGCGAGCAGGATGGAAAGGTCAAGTACCGTTTCGATTTGGATGCCTCGGGATACGTGAGCCGGGCGGCGAAAATGGAGGAAGGAACGGGCCGGGTGATCAGCCGGTACGAATACTATCCGAAAGCGGAATACGGGAAACACGGAAAAAAGATCAAATACCGTTTTGATTTGAACGGATCAGGCTACGTGGACAAGGCGGTGAAAATGGAGGAGGGCACAGGCCGGATCACTAGCCGGTATGAATATTATCCGAAAGCGGAATACGGGAAACACGGAAAAAAAATCAAATACCGTTTTGATTTGAACGGATCAGGCTACGTGAACAAGGCGGTGAAAATGGAGGAGGGCACAGGCCGGGTCGTCAGCCGGTATGAATACTATCCAAATGCGGAATACGGAAAGCATGGAAAGAGAATCAAGTACCGTTTTGATTTGGATGCATCAGGCTACGTGAACAAAGCGGTGAAAATGGAGGAGGGCACGGGCCGGATCACCAGTCGGTACGAATACTATCCGAAAGCGGCGTACGGGAAACACGGGAAAAAGATCAAATACCGTTTCGATTTGGACGCATCAGGCTACGTGAACAAGGCGGTGAAAATGGAGGAGGGCACGGGCCGGATCACCAACCGGTATGAATATTATCCGAAAACCGTATACGGAAACCACGGAAAAAACATCCGTTACACATTTGCCATTTCCTCGGGTTATGTTCAGTCTGCGGCAAAATTTGAACAAGGCACAGGCAGGGTCCTCGCCTGGTACTCCTATTTGCCGAACACGGTTTACGGAAAGCACGGCACAAGAATCAGCAAACGGGTAATGAATGTTCCCGCGATCAATCAATTGCCGGAGCTGCCGACCGGCTGCGAAATCACCGCCGTAGCCATGATGCTGCAATATAAAGGCGTTCCGGTAGACAAAATAAAATTGGCGAAAGAGATGCCGCGGCACAGCTGGAACCCGAATTTGGGGTATGTGGGAGATCCTTTTACGAAGCGGGGCTGGACCGTTTATCCCCCGGCATTAATGAATTTGGTTAAAAAATATGCGCAAAGTGCCAAAAATTTGACCGGAGCGGCCGACGGCACCGTTGAAAAACAGCTGGCTTCCCTCCGGCCGGTCGTCGTCTGGGTTTCCCCCATGCACGGTTTCAACGTCCATGCGCTCGTTCTCACCGGTTACGATGCGAAATATTTTTATTTCAACGATCCGTGGACGGGCAAAAAAAATCAAAAAATCAGCAAAGCCGAGTTTTATAAAATCTGGAAAAATCAAAAAAGAAGGGCGCTGTCCTACTAA